From the genome of Leptodactylus fuscus isolate aLepFus1 chromosome 1, aLepFus1.hap2, whole genome shotgun sequence, one region includes:
- the EWSR1 gene encoding RNA-binding protein EWS isoform X2: MVLPRSVSTAHAYLAFPHTDVEVVRVHKMASTDYSTYSQAGAQQSYGAYTAQPTQGYTQTAQASYGQQSYGTYGQPSDSSYTQAQTTASYGQSAYATAYGQPPAGYTAPAAPQAYSQPIQGYGTTGYDSSTATTSTTQASYAAPSAYSSQPTYPSYGQQPATTAPARPQDGSKPADTTQPPQSSVSYAQTNMGYSQSSYSYPQVPSSYPMQQVNAPPSYPPTSYSTSQPSSYEQSSYSQPSSYTQQSSYGQQGSYTQSNYSQPGSYGQQQSGYGQQSSYQQQQQQQQQQQQPPPTSYPPPTSSYGSQPPSQYGQPSSGYGQQSSYRQDHSSSKGPYSQEPHQGFSGSEGRNSGGSDSRGRGRGMFDRGGMSRGGRGGRGGMGGGERAGFSKPGGLLDDGPELDFAPPMEPEEEQENNTIYVQGLNDNVTVEEIVDFFKECGDVKINKRTGQPLVNIFTDKETGKPKGDGTVSFEDPPSAKTAVELYDGKEFQGNKLKVSLARKKSLLGNMRGGLLPRDGRGQPPLLRGGPMGRMGGRGGERGGFMPRGPRAPRGSPVGPNVQHRAGDWQCPNPGCGNQNFAWRTECNQCKAPKPEGFIPPPFPPPGGERSRGGPGMRGGRGLMDRGGPGMFRGGRGGDRGGFRGRGMDRGFGGGRRGGPPGPPGPLMEPMGGRGGGGRRGGPGKLDKSDHRQERRDRPY; the protein is encoded by the exons ATTATAGCACCTATAGCCAGGCTGGTGCCCAGCAGAG ctATGGTGCTTATACTGCCCAGCCAACTCAAGGTTACACACAGACTGCTCAG GCAAGCTATGGTCAGCAGAGTTATGGCACCTATGGACAACCTAGTGATTCTAGCTACACACAGGCGCAAACCACTGCCTCGTATGGCCAGTCAGCATATGCTACTGCTTATGGGCAACCTCCTGCAG GTTACACTGCTCCAGCAGCACCTCAGGCATATAGTCAGCCAATCCAAGGCTATGGAACAACAGGCTATGATAGCAGCACTGCGACCACTTCAACTACCCAAGCTTCATATGCTGCACCATCTGCTTACAGTTCTCAGCCTACTTACCCTTCCTATGGACAACAGCCTGCTACTACTGCTCCTGCAAG ACCTCAAGATGGAAGCAAACCAGCAGACACCACTCAGCCTCCTCAAAGTTCAGTTTCCTATGCTCAGACCAACATGGGCTATAGTCAAAGCAGCTATAGTTATCCCCAAGTTCCATCAAGCTACCCAATGCAGCAAGTGAATGCCCCTCCATCTTACCCACCAACAAG CTATTCAACATCCCAGCCTTCGAGCTATGAACAGAGCTCATACTCTCAACCCAGCTCCTATACTCAGCAAAGTAGCTATGGACAACAGGGCTCCTATACACAGAGCAACTATAGCCAACCAGGAAGTTATGGGCAGCAGCAGAGTGGCTATGGTCAGCAAAGCAGCtatcaacagcagcagcagcaacaacagcagcagcagcaacctccCCCTACAAGCTACCCACCTCCAACTTCAAGCTATGGCAGCCAGCCCCCAAGTCAATATGGTCAGCCGAGCAGTGGTTATGGTCAGCAGA GCAGTTACCGTCAAGATCACTCAAGCAGCAAAGGACCATATAGTCAGGAGCCCCACCAAGGCTTCTCTGGCTCTGAAGGGCGCAACTCTGGAGGTTCAGATTCCCGTGGCAGAGGTCGGGGCATGTTTGACAGAGGTGGCATGAGCCGTGGTGGTAGGGGAGGCCGTGGAGGCATGGG CGGTGGAGAGCGAGCTGGCTTCAGTAAGCCTGGTG GACTCCTGGATGATGGACCTGAACTTGATTTTG ctCCCCCTATGGAGCCTGAAGAGGAGCAAGAAAACAACACAATCTATGTGCAGGGCCTCAACGATAATGTGACGGTTGAAGAGATAGTAGACTTTTTCAAAGAGTGTGGTGATGTGAAG ATAAACAAAAGAACAGGACAACCTTTAGTGAATATATTTACAGATAAGGAGACTGGCAAACCAAAGGGTGATGGAACAGTTTCATTTGAGGATCCACCTTCAGCTAAGACGGCTGTGGAGCTCTACGATG GAAAAGAATTTCAGGGGAACAAGTTGAAAGTGTCCTTGGCTCGGAAGAAGTCCCTTCTAGGTAACATGAGAGGTGGATTGTTGCCTCGTGATGGTCGTGGTCAGCCTCCACTCCTTAGAGGTG GTCCCATGGGGCGAATGGGTGGAAGAGGTGGTGAGCGTGGTGGATTCATGCCTAGAGGGCCACGGGCACCGAGGGGTAGTCCAGTTGGCCCTAATGTACAACACAGAGCTGGAGACTGGCAGTGTCCAAATCC GGGATGTGGAAACCAGAATTTTGCTTGGCGAACAGAGTGTAACCAATGCAAGGCACCTAAACCTGAAGGCTTCATTCCTCCTCCATTCCCACCCCCAG GCGGTGAACGAAGTAGAGGAGGACCAGGAATGAGGGGAGGCAGAGGACTTATGGACCGTGGTGGCCCTGGAATGTTCAGAGGTGGCcgtggaggagacagaggaggcTTTAGAGGCCGTGGAATGGACAGAGGTTTtggtggaggaagaagaggtggccCACCTGGACCTCCAGGTCCTCTTATGGAACCCATGGGTGGAAGAGGGGGTGGTGGTAGACGTGGTGGTCCAGGCAAATTGGACAA GAGTGATCACCGCCAGGAGCGCAGGGACAGACCCTACTAG
- the EWSR1 gene encoding RNA-binding protein EWS isoform X1, which yields MVLPRSVSTAHAYLAFPHTDVEVVRVHKMASTDYSTYSQAGAQQSYGAYTAQPTQGYTQTAQASYGQQSYGTYGQPSDSSYTQAQTTASYGQSAYATAYGQPPAGYTAPAAPQAYSQPIQGYGTTGYDSSTATTSTTQASYAAPSAYSSQPTYPSYGQQPATTAPARPQDGSKPADTTQPPQSSVSYAQTNMGYSQSSYSYPQVPSSYPMQQVNAPPSYPPTSYSTSQPSSYEQSSYSQPSSYTQQSSYGQQGSYTQSNYSQPGSYGQQQSGYGQQSSYQQQQQQQQQQQQPPPTSYPPPTSSYGSQPPSQYGQPSSGYGQQSSYRQDHSSSKGPYSQEPHQGFSGSEGRNSGGSDSRGRGRGMFDRGGMSRGGRGGRGGMGSGGERAGFSKPGGLLDDGPELDFAPPMEPEEEQENNTIYVQGLNDNVTVEEIVDFFKECGDVKINKRTGQPLVNIFTDKETGKPKGDGTVSFEDPPSAKTAVELYDGKEFQGNKLKVSLARKKSLLGNMRGGLLPRDGRGQPPLLRGGPMGRMGGRGGERGGFMPRGPRAPRGSPVGPNVQHRAGDWQCPNPGCGNQNFAWRTECNQCKAPKPEGFIPPPFPPPGGERSRGGPGMRGGRGLMDRGGPGMFRGGRGGDRGGFRGRGMDRGFGGGRRGGPPGPPGPLMEPMGGRGGGGRRGGPGKLDKSDHRQERRDRPY from the exons ATTATAGCACCTATAGCCAGGCTGGTGCCCAGCAGAG ctATGGTGCTTATACTGCCCAGCCAACTCAAGGTTACACACAGACTGCTCAG GCAAGCTATGGTCAGCAGAGTTATGGCACCTATGGACAACCTAGTGATTCTAGCTACACACAGGCGCAAACCACTGCCTCGTATGGCCAGTCAGCATATGCTACTGCTTATGGGCAACCTCCTGCAG GTTACACTGCTCCAGCAGCACCTCAGGCATATAGTCAGCCAATCCAAGGCTATGGAACAACAGGCTATGATAGCAGCACTGCGACCACTTCAACTACCCAAGCTTCATATGCTGCACCATCTGCTTACAGTTCTCAGCCTACTTACCCTTCCTATGGACAACAGCCTGCTACTACTGCTCCTGCAAG ACCTCAAGATGGAAGCAAACCAGCAGACACCACTCAGCCTCCTCAAAGTTCAGTTTCCTATGCTCAGACCAACATGGGCTATAGTCAAAGCAGCTATAGTTATCCCCAAGTTCCATCAAGCTACCCAATGCAGCAAGTGAATGCCCCTCCATCTTACCCACCAACAAG CTATTCAACATCCCAGCCTTCGAGCTATGAACAGAGCTCATACTCTCAACCCAGCTCCTATACTCAGCAAAGTAGCTATGGACAACAGGGCTCCTATACACAGAGCAACTATAGCCAACCAGGAAGTTATGGGCAGCAGCAGAGTGGCTATGGTCAGCAAAGCAGCtatcaacagcagcagcagcaacaacagcagcagcagcaacctccCCCTACAAGCTACCCACCTCCAACTTCAAGCTATGGCAGCCAGCCCCCAAGTCAATATGGTCAGCCGAGCAGTGGTTATGGTCAGCAGA GCAGTTACCGTCAAGATCACTCAAGCAGCAAAGGACCATATAGTCAGGAGCCCCACCAAGGCTTCTCTGGCTCTGAAGGGCGCAACTCTGGAGGTTCAGATTCCCGTGGCAGAGGTCGGGGCATGTTTGACAGAGGTGGCATGAGCCGTGGTGGTAGGGGAGGCCGTGGAGGCATGGG CAGCGGTGGAGAGCGAGCTGGCTTCAGTAAGCCTGGTG GACTCCTGGATGATGGACCTGAACTTGATTTTG ctCCCCCTATGGAGCCTGAAGAGGAGCAAGAAAACAACACAATCTATGTGCAGGGCCTCAACGATAATGTGACGGTTGAAGAGATAGTAGACTTTTTCAAAGAGTGTGGTGATGTGAAG ATAAACAAAAGAACAGGACAACCTTTAGTGAATATATTTACAGATAAGGAGACTGGCAAACCAAAGGGTGATGGAACAGTTTCATTTGAGGATCCACCTTCAGCTAAGACGGCTGTGGAGCTCTACGATG GAAAAGAATTTCAGGGGAACAAGTTGAAAGTGTCCTTGGCTCGGAAGAAGTCCCTTCTAGGTAACATGAGAGGTGGATTGTTGCCTCGTGATGGTCGTGGTCAGCCTCCACTCCTTAGAGGTG GTCCCATGGGGCGAATGGGTGGAAGAGGTGGTGAGCGTGGTGGATTCATGCCTAGAGGGCCACGGGCACCGAGGGGTAGTCCAGTTGGCCCTAATGTACAACACAGAGCTGGAGACTGGCAGTGTCCAAATCC GGGATGTGGAAACCAGAATTTTGCTTGGCGAACAGAGTGTAACCAATGCAAGGCACCTAAACCTGAAGGCTTCATTCCTCCTCCATTCCCACCCCCAG GCGGTGAACGAAGTAGAGGAGGACCAGGAATGAGGGGAGGCAGAGGACTTATGGACCGTGGTGGCCCTGGAATGTTCAGAGGTGGCcgtggaggagacagaggaggcTTTAGAGGCCGTGGAATGGACAGAGGTTTtggtggaggaagaagaggtggccCACCTGGACCTCCAGGTCCTCTTATGGAACCCATGGGTGGAAGAGGGGGTGGTGGTAGACGTGGTGGTCCAGGCAAATTGGACAA GAGTGATCACCGCCAGGAGCGCAGGGACAGACCCTACTAG